ATCTTTCTGTGTCGACTGCAGCAGACCGTATTGTTCAATAAACAGCGGCACATGGTAATGCGCTCGCCACTCGGTTATAGAAACATCTGCCACATCGTTTAATGCGACAGGCAAGTCGTTATACCGTTTCAAAACACCTTCTTTTGTTTGAGCAACAACCTGGTGTAAATAAACCGGTTCGTTAAATTGTTGAAAAGCATTGGCTACAGTGAACCGGTCATAATTAGCGCCTGCAAGGCTGGCTTTCAAGGCAGCGCTGATCTGTATCTTACCTGTACGAATGCCATACGTCTTTAATTGCTGTATCACAGTAGCATGATCTTCATATCCAACTGCAAAATGACAGATATCATAGCAAAGTTGCACATGCTCTTTCAACACCCGTTCCGCTTCAGCTTTACTATACTGAAAAGCATTAGCTAATAAGGGAATGCCGATTGGAAGCAAGTATTTAGTATACCATTGTAAAAATTCTGTACTACTTTCTAATAAGCCATCGGGTTCTGGCTCTATATCAAGGTGAATGAGCTTACCGGTTTTTACTTTTATTTCTACCAGGCATTTAACTACCTGTAGTATATAGTGTGTAGATGTGGTATAGGCCTGCAGCTTTTTGATAGAGGTATTATGCCAGTGTCGATACGTTAATGGTGAAGTAGATATTCCACCATCAATACCTTCAGGCAGCAAGGCCGCCAAGATCTTAGCTAGCATTATGCTGTATTCAACCCTTTCCATTGTCGTCCAATCCGGAGCATGCACATGGTCTTTCACACTGGTATGATGGAAGCCGCCAAAAGGAAAACCATTTAACGTAAAGACGTAACAATCCTCCTCTGCCAACCAAGTCTTAAACGCCTCCAATTCTTCATCGTTGACCAATGTTCTACTGGCAGTATCTGATAAGCGCAATCCAATTCCAAAGGGCTGATTCTGACAAGCATTTTTCTTTACTTCCGGAATATGTTTTTTCAGGGCTGCAAAATGTTCAGCCCAACTTTCGCCAGCGTGTATATTGGTACAATAGGTAAGATGTCCCAACGCTGTCTCCATCAGGCCGTCTGTCTTTGTGCGGTTATACAATAGTCCTGCAACCAATGACTGGCGGCAACAATACAGTCGGAATTCATTTCATGAACTTCCTCTCCCTCACCAATATCATTCAATAACGTAATGGACAATCTACCACCCAGATGCTCTTGAAAATCGGTCAGTCCCTGAAGTAATAGATGCTGCGTTGTATCCATTTCAATTAGTGGGTGTATCAGCTTAAAACCTAATTCTTGTAAAAGATTAAGAATACGTTTCAGCGGCACTTCATCTAACCGCCCGGTTAGGTAAGAGTAGGCACAATCCAATGCTATACCAATAGCTACAGCTTCTCCATGCCGAATCGTAAAGTCAGACAACTGCTCCAGTTTGTGAGCACACCAGTGACCGAAGTCCAGCGGACGGGCAGAATGGATCTCAAAAGGATCACCTTTGGCAATATGTTGTAAATGAAGCTCTGCACATCGCCTTATCTGGTACTGCATAGCATCTTTATCTCCAGCAATCATTCCAGCTGCATTTTCTTCTAACCAGCAAAAGAAATCAGCATCTTTGATGAGCGCTACTTTTACGGCTTCAGCAATTCCTGACCGCCAATCCCGCTCGCTCAATGTTGTTAAGAAGTGGAAATCATTAAATACAGCAACAGGCGGAGCAAATGTTCCTAAAAAGTTCTTTTTACCTAAATAATTGACGCCGTTCTTTACACCAACACCACTATCATTTTGGGATAGCACCGTGGTTGGAATGCGAACATGCTTTATGCCCCTGTGTGCTATTGCACTGGCATAACCAGTCATATCCAATACAGAACCACCTCCAATACCCACAACTAAAGAGTGCCGGTCAATACCAAACCGGTTCACCGCATTGATCACTTTAAAAAAATACTCTTCGTTATTCTTAGCCTCTTCACCACCCGATATAGTAATAATGGTGGCTAACTTATAGGAAGGTATAGTGTTGATATATTCTACAATTTGCTCCTTGAGCATTGGATGGAACCTGGTAACTTCTTTGTCAACAACAAAGA
This genomic interval from Flavisolibacter tropicus contains the following:
- the eboE gene encoding metabolite traffic protein EboE, translated to METALGHLTYCTNIHAGESWAEHFAALKKHIPEVKKNACQNQPFGIGLRLSDTASRTLVNDEELEAFKTWLAEEDCYVFTLNGFPFGGFHHTSVKDHVHAPDWTTMERVEYSIMLAKILAALLPEGIDGGISTSPLTYRHWHNTSIKKLQAYTTSTHYILQVVKCLVEIKVKTGKLIHLDIEPEPDGLLESSTEFLQWYTKYLLPIGIPLLANAFQYSKAEAERVLKEHVQLCYDICHFAVGYEDHATVIQQLKTYGIRTGKIQISAALKASLAGANYDRFTVANAFQQFNEPVYLHQVVAQTKEGVLKRYNDLPVALNDVADVSITEWRAHYHVPLFIEQYGLLQSTQKDIQEVLHLHRLQPFTQHLEIETYTWEVLPEELKLPLSQSIAREIDWVLREIREESRELRAMSCEQEATRYTLQAKQPEERER
- a CDS encoding 3-dehydroquinate synthase — translated: MDYLQQTFTVQFQYKVYFTSHLFTSTNPVFRSFLLDNEQEGVVKKILFVVDKEVTRFHPMLKEQIVEYINTIPSYKLATIITISGGEEAKNNEEYFFKVINAVNRFGIDRHSLVVGIGGGSVLDMTGYASAIAHRGIKHVRIPTTVLSQNDSGVGVKNGVNYLGKKNFLGTFAPPVAVFNDFHFLTTLSERDWRSGIAEAVKVALIKDADFFCWLEENAAGMIAGDKDAMQYQIRRCAELHLQHIAKGDPFEIHSARPLDFGHWCAHKLEQLSDFTIRHGEAVAIGIALDCAYSYLTGRLDEVPLKRILNLLQELGFKLIHPLIEMDTTQHLLLQGLTDFQEHLGGRLSITLLNDIGEGEEVHEMNSDCIVAASHWLQDYCITAQRQTA